The Candidatus Methylomirabilis sp. DNA window GCCCCGGACCCGCCCCGGGTACCGGAGGGCCAGCTCGAGCGCCACGGCCCCTCCCAGGGAATGCCCGGCCACGAAGAACCGACCGGGCGCGAGGTGGGCCATCGTCTCCGCCACCGCTGCGGCGTAGCCGGGGATGGAGGGGGAGGCGATCCGCCCGGAAATGCCGTGGCCGGGCAGGTCCACCGCCAGGGGACGGGCGGCGTCCCGGAGACCACGCAACTGGTACGTCCAGGACGCGGCGTTGCCGCCCGTCCCGTGGATCAAGAGCAGAACGGGGCTGGTGGCGTGCCGGGGCGGTGTGACGAGGTAATGCAGCCGGACCGTTCCCCCCTCCACGAAATGGGAGGCGGGGCGGGAAGCCCCGTCTTCCCCCCTGCCGTTCCCCCGCGCCAGGGCGTTGCCGCTAAGCGGGAGAATCCGGGGCTTTGCCTCAGATGTGGCCATCTGGTCCATGGTGGTTGAGTAACGAGCAAGTTTCGTACCGACGATGCGTCTGTTCATTTCATTGTAGGATACCATAGCGTCGTGGTATGGATTCTGCAGTCTAGCGGCAGGACGGCTTGCACCGGACGAGTAGCCGAGGAGGGTTGCATGCAGGAGCTCATTCGGGCATGGGCCGCCTTTACCCTGGGGCCGCTCACGGGCTACCAGGATCTCTGGAGAGAGGTCGCGCGGATCCAGTGGGAGCAGGGGCGGGCAGTGGGCCGCTTCCTGGCGAGCGTCAGTGGGAATCCCTGGGCCGGGATCGGCGGTGGCACGCTCTCCCCGCGGCATGGGGACGTGTATCCCGGCAAGCGCGTGGCGCACACCAAGACCTTCACCGACGCCGGGACCCTCTTCTTCGGGTTCCTCTCCCTCGACTTCAACCCCCTGCACTTCAACGAGACGTTGGCCGGGCGAACGCGCTTCGGCGGGCGCATCGCCCACGGCTTTCACACCGCGAGCCTGTTCTCCGGCGTCCTGGCGGAGCTCTGCCCCTGGTGCGTCTACCTGCGGCAGGAGATGGAGTTCACCGCCCCTGTTCGGCACGGCGACCGGATCACGGCGACCGGCACCATCGCGGGAATCGACGCGAAGGGGGTCGTCAGCGTTGCCCTCGAGTGCCGCAACGATCGGGGGGAGATTGTGGTGCGGGGGCAGGCCCTGGTGAAGAAGCTGAAGGAGGTCTACGGGAGCGCGCCGCCCCTTGCCGTGGAGCAACCCCCTGTGGAGGCCGAGTGAGGGGCGGTCCGTCGGGTTTCAACCGCTCCTGGAGGCCCGGGTCTAAGGCGGGTAGGGCGGGGAAGGACCCCGGCCCGAAGCAGATCAGGAGGCCAACGATGCGAAACCGGACGGACGGCTGGCGGATGGTCGGCCTTGCGGCGGCCCTCCTGCTGGCGACTGGGGCTTCCCCGGAGGCGGGGCCGCCAGCAGCGCAGAGCGGAAGCCCGGAGGTGCGGCAGGAGTATCGCGAGCGGATGCGGGTCCTTCACCAGGAGTTCCGCAGCCGCCTGAGGAGTCTGAAGGGCGAGTACCGCGCCCGGCGTCAGGCCCTCCGGGCGGAGTTCGAGGCCCGCCACGGGGTGGCAGGGCCGAAGGAGATGCCAGGGCCAGCCCCCGGCCCCCCGGCTC harbors:
- a CDS encoding MaoC family dehydratase → MQELIRAWAAFTLGPLTGYQDLWREVARIQWEQGRAVGRFLASVSGNPWAGIGGGTLSPRHGDVYPGKRVAHTKTFTDAGTLFFGFLSLDFNPLHFNETLAGRTRFGGRIAHGFHTASLFSGVLAELCPWCVYLRQEMEFTAPVRHGDRITATGTIAGIDAKGVVSVALECRNDRGEIVVRGQALVKKLKEVYGSAPPLAVEQPPVEAE